The proteins below are encoded in one region of Ferviditalea candida:
- a CDS encoding helix-turn-helix domain-containing protein: MLTFEPFRIWYDRQRNPETGKKKKKTELYGDCGFSSNTGAKIWNDDFPVLSDTIETICRVYGLRIDQVLEYRRLGKNEIPEPHHPKHRSHSEDIPRRSQ; this comes from the coding sequence ATGCTGACATTTGAACCATTTCGAATTTGGTACGACCGGCAGAGAAATCCGGAAACGGGAAAAAAGAAAAAAAAGACGGAATTATATGGCGATTGTGGTTTTTCTTCAAATACTGGGGCGAAAATTTGGAACGATGACTTTCCTGTTCTCTCTGACACCATCGAAACGATTTGCAGAGTGTACGGGTTGCGGATTGATCAAGTATTAGAATATAGGAGGTTGGGGAAGAATGAAATACCTGAACCACATCACCCTAAACACCGGTCACATTCAGAAGACATACCCAGGCGAAGTCAATAA
- a CDS encoding SNF2-related protein, whose translation MRIFETTTDLLPHQIDAMNKLLPSRINALLMEMGTGKSRTVIELAKYRSRKIDKVVWFCPVSLKQTVLGEILKHTYCTREDICVFNDEITEKTIPDAMWYVIGIESMSSSARVILTAHKLITEKTFVILDESTYCKYHRAKRTMRITTFSREARYRAIMTGTPLSKGVQDLYSQFYFLSPKILGYSSFYSFAANHLEYSDKFPGMIVRAHNVEYLAAKIKPYTYQVTKEESLNLPTKLMRTVYFEMSEEQQEAYGQAKYDALDAVEYDRFDRYYIFKLFMWLQQIVSGFWNRNGKLLEYKHDRLSTLMDSIDKLRDDKIIVWAKFQYDIEHIADALRTAYGYDSVALYYGKTQESKRKLEEEKFHKNARFFVGTQSTGGHGLTLNEANRVFFYNNGFKYSEREQAEDRCHRIGQEKDVIYTDIHCVNSIDDRIYKSLSKKSSVLYDFQKEVDKVKKDRIKELIKSL comes from the coding sequence ATGAGAATTTTCGAGACGACGACTGATCTTTTGCCGCATCAGATTGATGCAATGAATAAACTTCTGCCTTCCCGGATCAATGCGTTGCTTATGGAGATGGGCACCGGCAAGAGCCGGACGGTCATTGAATTGGCAAAATATCGTTCGCGTAAAATTGACAAAGTGGTTTGGTTCTGCCCGGTGTCATTAAAACAAACGGTGCTGGGCGAGATCCTGAAGCATACCTATTGCACGCGAGAAGATATTTGCGTTTTTAACGACGAAATAACAGAAAAGACAATTCCTGATGCGATGTGGTATGTTATCGGTATTGAGTCGATGAGCTCCAGTGCCCGCGTCATTCTAACGGCGCACAAACTGATCACCGAGAAAACATTCGTCATTTTGGACGAGTCGACGTATTGCAAATATCACCGGGCTAAACGGACGATGCGAATTACTACCTTCTCAAGGGAAGCCAGATATCGTGCTATTATGACCGGAACGCCTCTCAGCAAGGGTGTGCAGGACTTATATTCACAATTCTATTTTCTATCACCCAAAATATTGGGATATAGCTCATTCTATTCATTTGCGGCAAATCATCTGGAGTATTCAGACAAGTTCCCGGGTATGATTGTCAGGGCACATAATGTCGAGTATCTGGCTGCAAAAATCAAACCATACACTTATCAAGTCACAAAGGAAGAAAGCTTGAATCTGCCCACCAAGCTTATGAGAACAGTATATTTTGAAATGTCTGAGGAACAACAAGAAGCTTACGGACAAGCAAAGTATGATGCGTTGGATGCGGTGGAATATGATAGGTTTGATCGATACTATATCTTTAAACTATTTATGTGGTTGCAGCAGATCGTGAGTGGGTTTTGGAATCGAAACGGGAAGTTACTTGAGTATAAACACGATCGATTATCTACGCTTATGGACTCAATTGACAAATTGAGAGATGATAAAATTATTGTCTGGGCGAAGTTTCAGTATGATATTGAACATATAGCGGATGCTCTTCGCACAGCTTACGGGTACGATTCGGTAGCTTTATATTATGGGAAAACTCAGGAATCGAAACGAAAATTGGAGGAAGAGAAATTCCATAAAAATGCTCGTTTTTTTGTCGGAACCCAAAGCACTGGTGGTCATGGGTTGACGCTGAACGAGGCGAACAGGGTATTTTTCTACAACAACGGATTTAAATATTCCGAACGAGAGCAAGCTGAGGATCGTTGTCATCGGATCGGTCAAGAAAAAGACGTGATCTATACGGATATCCATTGCGTAAACTCAATCGATGATCGCATATATAAGTCGCTTTCAAAGAAAAGCTCCGTGTTGTATGATTTTCAAAAAGAAGTGGATAAAGTCAAAAAAGACCGAATTAAGGAGTTGATTAAATCGCTATGA
- a CDS encoding DUF7667 family protein has product MKPFHQRLAELWTLNKRRPLTPEEMTEVQHCLSLNTKYVWEMAYLENMSLIASMTNDVDWQHEICIEIDRIEFGEKKKKPGRKSTD; this is encoded by the coding sequence GTGAAACCATTCCACCAGCGGCTTGCGGAGCTCTGGACACTCAACAAGCGTCGGCCGCTGACGCCGGAGGAGATGACGGAGGTTCAGCATTGTTTGTCCCTGAACACGAAATACGTTTGGGAAATGGCATACCTGGAGAATATGTCTCTCATCGCCTCGATGACAAATGATGTGGATTGGCAGCATGAAATCTGCATTGAGATTGATCGAATCGAATTCGGAGAGAAAAAGAAAAAGCCGGGCCGCAAGAGCACCGACTGA
- a CDS encoding helix-turn-helix transcriptional regulator, with amino-acid sequence MYELEVMKMICHLKSILSLLDMTQTELADILDVHRNTVTNIMRHNTNFSFDLAYRILDVINGRAKEKGIQKTWTVEDVWEK; translated from the coding sequence ATGTATGAGTTAGAGGTGATGAAAATGATTTGCCACTTGAAAAGCATTTTATCTCTGCTGGACATGACTCAAACGGAGCTTGCCGATATACTCGACGTGCATAGGAACACGGTCACGAACATCATGCGACACAACACGAATTTTTCTTTTGATCTTGCTTATCGAATTTTAGATGTGATCAATGGGAGGGCAAAAGAAAAGGGGATTCAAAAGACTTGGACTGTTGAGGACGTTTGGGAAAAATAA
- a CDS encoding LexA family protein: MAFQRKTLRIIVNYTRKYGRPPTIRELMIKTGRDEAAILDALEALAEDRYIEWSRERPERIVVKPGVW, from the coding sequence CTGGCCTTTCAGCGCAAAACGCTCCGGATCATCGTGAATTATACAAGAAAATACGGCCGTCCCCCGACGATCCGGGAGCTGATGATCAAGACTGGCAGGGATGAGGCGGCGATCCTGGACGCACTCGAAGCGCTGGCCGAGGACAGATATATCGAATGGTCACGGGAGCGGCCGGAGAGGATCGTCGTGAAGCCGGGGGTGTGGTGA
- a CDS encoding GNAT family N-acetyltransferase: protein MNVELVRTNRDDPNFYNLIGPFFGSRQVAKDLGMPIWNDPGREWIVALSNCVPIACSSIEFLKTPGKAVMKSGWVHPDWRGQGVYNRMFEERLRIAKERGVKRIIATVTDKSYNTHIRHGFEQIGIKGKYKIMRKELE, encoded by the coding sequence GTGAATGTTGAACTGGTAAGAACGAACCGGGATGATCCGAACTTCTACAACCTGATTGGGCCATTCTTCGGCAGCCGGCAGGTGGCGAAAGACTTGGGCATGCCGATCTGGAATGATCCGGGGCGGGAATGGATTGTTGCGCTTTCTAATTGTGTACCGATCGCCTGTAGTAGCATTGAATTTTTGAAAACGCCTGGGAAGGCGGTTATGAAAAGTGGCTGGGTACACCCCGACTGGCGCGGTCAGGGCGTCTATAATCGAATGTTTGAAGAGCGTTTGAGAATCGCGAAGGAACGCGGCGTTAAACGAATTATAGCGACGGTCACGGATAAAAGCTACAATACCCACATACGTCATGGTTTTGAGCAGATCGGAATAAAAGGAAAATATAAAATCATGCGAAAGGAGCTGGAATAG
- a CDS encoding transcriptional regulator codes for MGTSATRAKNKYQAKNYDRVQFLVPKGRKDVYKAAAAAVGESLNEYIVKAIEERMEREGKV; via the coding sequence ATGGGAACATCGGCGACCAGAGCAAAGAATAAATATCAGGCTAAAAACTATGACCGTGTGCAGTTCCTTGTCCCGAAGGGCAGAAAAGATGTTTATAAAGCTGCGGCGGCGGCAGTGGGTGAGAGTCTGAATGAATATATCGTCAAAGCCATTGAGGAACGTATGGAACGGGAGGGGAAGGTATGA
- a CDS encoding phage holin, LLH family encodes MDYQPYIQDIVQAVLGLAVTLVVYYISTLKKQAIVWLDAHTTANQRQTLHAVAQEAFSFAETVWAQYQGPQKMAAAIDYATQKLKGYGINVTQEEIRAAIEKAVLEYNTKAKPAPQMTVTTGSGQAPQTPNVTNS; translated from the coding sequence ATGGATTACCAACCGTATATCCAAGACATCGTTCAGGCGGTCTTGGGCTTAGCTGTTACTTTGGTCGTATATTACATCTCCACCCTCAAAAAGCAAGCTATTGTTTGGCTGGATGCCCATACCACAGCCAACCAGCGGCAGACGTTGCATGCCGTGGCACAGGAAGCCTTTAGCTTTGCAGAAACTGTTTGGGCGCAATACCAAGGTCCGCAGAAGATGGCGGCGGCGATCGATTACGCCACACAAAAGCTGAAAGGTTACGGTATCAACGTTACGCAGGAAGAAATCCGGGCAGCCATCGAAAAAGCAGTCCTGGAATATAACACAAAGGCAAAGCCTGCACCTCAAATGACCGTAACAACCGGATCGGGGCAAGCTCCGCAAACGCCTAACGTTACAAACTCCTAA
- a CDS encoding phosphoadenosine phosphosulfate reductase domain-containing protein encodes MRAGTKLYLPENVLDAATKRISLLFDHFRNIVISVSGGKDSTVLFDLCYQEAHRRGREMNVFFLDQEAEYQSTIDQVKHILSHDGVRPFWFQIPLKMTNAASLRIDFLYAWGPGEGWMREKDPSAIHAIDRNYPQRFYPFLEWWDKAYWDLEETVFIVGLRAEESLNRFRSVVKNPGWNGLMWTTQTGKSGIKAYPLYDWTFEDIWHHIAVRGLRYNRIYDFMHWRGHRIQDVRVSYLGHENSLKSLESLHEFEPDTYRKLLERMPGVHVAARYIKEDMIYNASRLPPAFSSWREYRDFLLETTPSSHVERFRERFAGQLDDESVHRQQCRQLLINDWESNIPVVKPKQSKEDNLAKWREIL; translated from the coding sequence ATGCGGGCCGGAACTAAGCTGTATTTGCCGGAAAATGTACTGGACGCGGCTACAAAACGAATATCATTGCTTTTTGACCACTTTCGAAACATCGTGATCTCCGTTTCTGGTGGAAAAGATAGTACAGTGCTATTTGACCTGTGTTATCAGGAAGCGCATCGGCGCGGTCGGGAGATGAATGTATTTTTTCTTGATCAGGAAGCCGAATACCAGTCCACGATCGATCAGGTGAAGCACATCTTGTCACACGACGGCGTCCGACCATTCTGGTTTCAGATACCGCTCAAAATGACAAATGCCGCTTCTCTCCGAATAGATTTCCTCTATGCCTGGGGACCGGGAGAAGGGTGGATGCGAGAGAAGGATCCGTCAGCCATACATGCGATTGATCGGAACTATCCGCAACGGTTTTATCCATTTCTGGAATGGTGGGATAAAGCATATTGGGATTTGGAAGAGACGGTGTTCATTGTGGGGCTCCGGGCCGAAGAAAGTTTAAACCGCTTCCGATCCGTCGTCAAAAACCCCGGGTGGAACGGGCTGATGTGGACGACCCAGACAGGAAAATCCGGCATCAAGGCATATCCGCTTTATGATTGGACGTTTGAGGATATCTGGCATCATATCGCCGTTCGTGGGCTCAGATACAACCGAATTTATGATTTTATGCACTGGCGCGGCCACCGGATCCAAGATGTGCGTGTTTCCTATCTTGGGCATGAAAACTCACTCAAAAGTCTTGAATCACTGCATGAGTTTGAACCTGATACATACCGGAAACTGCTCGAGCGAATGCCTGGCGTGCATGTGGCGGCCCGATACATCAAAGAAGATATGATTTACAACGCTTCAAGGCTGCCGCCGGCATTTTCGTCCTGGCGTGAATATCGGGATTTCCTGTTGGAGACGACGCCAAGCTCGCATGTCGAGCGGTTCCGGGAACGATTTGCCGGTCAGCTGGATGACGAAAGCGTTCACCGACAACAATGCCGACAACTCCTTATCAATGATTGGGAATCGAATATTCCAGTCGTAAAACCTAAGCAATCGAAAGAGGACAATCTCGCGAAATGGAGGGAAATCCTGTGA
- a CDS encoding IbrB-like domain-containing protein, with amino-acid sequence MFDQVIEQLKRMPEAERISAINELQRLLKDVHPIQHPVGAVQWIPAELVEANEYNPNSVAPPEMRLLYHSIKEDGYTQPIVAYWDEERQKYIIVDGFHRHRIGKEYRDIREQIKNRLPLVVINKPIENRMASTIRHNRARGKHSVLGMTNIVVELVRKGWDDVTIAKHLGMDADEVLRLKQTSGIAELFRGRQYSKSWELGGVEYADI; translated from the coding sequence ATGTTCGATCAAGTAATTGAGCAATTAAAAAGAATGCCAGAGGCAGAACGTATCTCTGCCATCAATGAACTGCAGCGACTTCTCAAAGATGTACACCCTATTCAGCATCCGGTTGGCGCGGTCCAATGGATTCCTGCGGAGTTGGTTGAGGCTAATGAATACAATCCAAACTCTGTGGCTCCCCCTGAGATGCGCCTGCTATACCATTCCATCAAAGAGGATGGTTATACACAGCCGATCGTCGCATACTGGGACGAAGAACGACAGAAATATATCATCGTGGACGGATTTCACCGGCACCGTATTGGGAAAGAATATCGGGACATCCGGGAGCAGATAAAAAACCGTCTTCCGCTCGTCGTCATCAATAAACCGATTGAAAACCGCATGGCCTCTACGATCCGCCACAACCGGGCCCGGGGGAAACATTCGGTACTAGGCATGACGAATATCGTTGTGGAGTTGGTGCGGAAGGGTTGGGACGATGTGACTATCGCCAAACATTTAGGTATGGATGCGGACGAAGTGCTCCGACTCAAACAGACTTCTGGAATTGCAGAACTGTTCAGGGGCAGACAGTATTCAAAATCTTGGGAACTTGGGGGCGTAGAATATGCTGACATTTGA